In Armatimonadota bacterium, the DNA window TTGGGAAGCGGCACGTTCGGCGGCGAACCGCGCCTCGTCTGGAGGACAGATTGGGATAGTCACGTCTGTTTGTACCTCCTCCAACACGCCGCCGAAAAAGTGAAACATCGAGAGGTTAAACACCTTGCAGAAGGCGTCTAAGATGGCAATCTCGAGCCCCGCGCGGGCTGTATGTTCGTCTGGTAAAACTTCTGCAAGGATTTTGAAGATGTTTAGATATTGGCGAACATCGGCGCCTTCAAGGTCGGGCTTGCTTATTTTGATAGCTGAAAGAACGGTGGTAGTGTCTTCGCCGGTCACATATTTGAGCGGTGTGGCAGAGCCATAGCCGATTACCCCGTTCTCGAGTCGAAGTTCGATTATAACAGTGGGTGATGCCGTCTTTCTGCCTTTGGCAGTCTCAAAGGCCTCTTTAAGTTGGAGCTCAAGAGGGTATGCGACTACTTCGCTTATCCTTGGCATTTTCACATGCCTCCCTTAGGCAAAATATCTAATTGCTAAGTTGTTATTTAAGCGATTCATAAAGTATGAGAGGTAAAGACTAACAATGCTAGCTTACAAATTTCGTTGGCGTTATGTTATCTTAATTGCTCTGATTCTGCAAGTCTGTTTTGCTTTAAAGTGTATTTCGGCTCCAAATTTGGATGCTGAGATTGCAAGCATCGTTGACCAAGCGCTTTCAGATTCGGTTCTAAGCCATGGTCTTCAAGGAGTGTTGATTGAGTCATTAAAAGATGGCCGTGTGGTTTACGAGAAAAACGCCGACCTTGTGTTTATTCCAGCATCAAACTTTAAGATTTTGGTTTCTGCCGTAGCATTGGATACACTTGGGCCAGACTATCGTTTTAAGACGTTCATTTTTGTCAACGGCCAAAAAATCACTAATGGAGTGCTTAAGGGCGACTTAATCATAGAGGGCAGAGGCGACCCAGTTTTGAAATACGAACACCTTGAAAAGATTGCGGCGAAGTTAAAAGAAATCGGCATTAAGATAATCGAGGGAAATATCGTTGGCGACGACACGTGGTTCGACAGCATTCGGCTTGGCTGGGGGTGGTCATGGGATGACGAGCCTTACTACTATGCTACTCAAATCAGCGCACTAAACCTCAATGAAAATATCATAGATGTGTGGGTCCGGCCAGGTGATAAGGTAGGCGAGCCTGCAGTGGTCGAGGTGCTGCCGCAAACTTCCTATGTGTTGGTGGTTAACGAATGTCGAACTTCAGTTGCAAAATCCGAGAAAACCATTTTCATTGACCGTCTTAGAGGAAAAAATGTGATTCGTGTGACGGGAATGGTTCCACTTGACTACAAACCTGAGCGTCCTGAGGAAGCAATCACGATTGAGGAGCCAACGCTATTCACTTGTCATAGGTTGATTGAGACTCTGCGTGCTCATGGAATTGAGGTAAAAGGTCAGGCTGTTCGCGGCAAGAAACCCGTGAGCGCACAATTTGTGATGTCATTAACATCGCCTCCGCTTTCTGAGATACTCCGGTTGCTTAATAAGCCGAGTGACAACCTAATCGCCGAGGTTTTGCTCAAGACGCTTGGCGCGGAGAGAAAGGGAAAAGGAAGTTCTAGTGCAGGAGAGCAAGTTGAACTCGAGTTTCTAAAGAAAATTGGCGCCGACATGACTGCTGTTAGTATTACAGATGGGTCAGGACTCTCGCGACATAATTTAATTTCGCCCCGAAATCTTGTTATAATCCTTAAGCATATGTATAACCACAAGCATTCAAAGGTCTACCTGGATTCACTGCCGATAGCAGGGGTAGATGGAACACTTCGAAAACGGATGAAAGGAACGCCGGCTGAGGGCAACGTACGTGCAAAGACGGGTTACGTTGGGATGGTTTGTACACTTTCTGGGTTTGTTACCACAAGAAGTGGTGAGCCTCTTGTTTTCTCAATTATGTTTAACCATCATCTATGCCGTCACTCTGAGGCGATTGCGGTGATGGATAAAATAATGGCGGGGATTGCCGGCGTTGGTGATAAATGAATAGGTGGATTAGATATTTTCTTGCCTTTATTCTTCTCCTGTCTGTTTCTGGGCATGCTGGCGCTGTATATACAATCAAGCCATCGCTGACGGAGACAGAGCTTCTCAGGCTTTACGTGGATATGTTGCGTAAGTATGTCAATTATGCCGAGAAGCAGTGGCATGCCGCATCGTTTCCAAACGCAGGATACTGGGGCAATGGCATAAGCGATGGTAATGAAGGCATCAGGGCGGTAGCAAATACAGCCCTGACCTATGCTGTTCTTGCAAAGCATGCCGACAAATTAGCAAACGATGAACGTCTAGCATATATCTCGAGGGCTGCTTCTGGCATACGTTATGCTGTCGAGACTCACCTCACCGGAAAGCAGAAGTGCGTTGACGGCAGACAGTGGGGCAACTCATGGCAGTCTGCAATGTGGGCGGGAAACATCGGGTTTGCTGCTTGGATAATATGGGATGACCTCGACGATGACCTCCGAACCTCGGTTGAACGTGTAGTCTCTTTTGAAGCAGACCGTTTCTTACACCTAAAGCCGCCCAGCAATCGCTGGGGTGATACCAAGGCAGAAGAAATCGGATGGAACCAAATTTGCATTTCTCTTGCTGCCAACATGTTTCCCAGTCACCCTAATGCATTAAAATGGAAAGAGAAATCTATCGAATATATGATGAATGTACTTTCTATACCTCAAGATGCACGAGATGAGCGGATTGTGGATGGCAAGCGGGTGAGGGACTGGGTATGCACAGTGAACGTTCATCCGGATTTCACGCTCGAGAACCACGGCTTTTTTCATCCCACCTACACGATGGTAAGTCCCGCTGAGGTTGGCCAAGGTGGGCTTCTCTACGCATACGCACACCAGCCTATTCCTGAGGCTGCAGGCCATCATCTCTTGGATAACTGGCGTTTGCTCCAAAATTTCATGCTTCCCTGTGGTTACTGGATTTATCCGCAAGGCATGGATTGGGCGCTCAATAGTGATGGGCACATTCACTATCTTGCCTGGCTTGCCACTTATGCCAAGGATCCTCTTGCCGCTGGGATGGAAAAAAGGGTGGCACAATATATCGCTGGCCATCAAACAATTCACAAGGATGGACGCTTCGCGGGTCCGGCGTCAAGATTGGGCTTTGCAAGGGAAGCCGTTACAGCAGAGCGCCTGTCCTACTCATACCTTTACCACAAGATTGTTGGTTCTGGACCTGAGAATGAAGGCACAATTGACCAGATGAATCTCAAAGGGGTGCGCAGATACCCTTTAATAGACGTCATAACCCACCACACGTCTAATAAATTTGCCTCATTCTCTTGGAAAAACAAAATTATGGGTTTGGTGATGCCTATTGGGTTTAATCATGGCGCAAATCCCTATTTCTGTACGCCGTTTATAAATGGTCTTGTCGGAAACTTCATTATTAAGAATGTTGAAAGCCGCAAAGCTCAGGTGGTTGAGCGCACATGGCGGCGGCTCGAGGATGGTTTTGAAACAAGCGGCACTCTTCTTCTCGGCAATGGCCTGTTAAAACAAGAAATCAAGCTCATCTCAATTGGTGATAAAACTGTAGTATACATGGACAAGGTTACCGCTCAATCGCCGGTGGCAGTTCTGAAAGAGTTTGGCGTCCCTGTGGGCATCGAGAATGACGAGTTCACAGGCAACCAGCGAACTTTGTACTATGAGGGCGGGGAGAAAACAATTCTTGGTCCAAAAACAGCAGAGCTTATCCGCATTCCAGGCAGGTGGGCAAATGTTGATGGGCGGCTTGGCATGGTCGTGGTTCTCGGTTCTGGCATAGCGTATGATGACGTGGCAGCATACAACCGAGACGGTGCGCGAGAGGATATCCTTTACGGTTCATATTCAGACATAGAGCGTGAATTTAAGACAGGCGAGGAAGTTGCCCGTCGGATTGTTATATTCTTTACAGAAGTCAAGCCCGATGAGACGGCTAGACTTGCTAAGGCTGTCAAATTAGAAAAGGATGCGGAAGGCAATCAAGTGCTTGTCCTCAAGCTTCCAGAAAAAGTATGCATTAAGGTTGAGAGAATTTGGAGCAAAGGCTCAAGTATCTCATATCAACAGACGAGATAAATGTTTTGATGGTCTATCGCAAGCCATTCAAAACGGCTCGTTATAAAAGCCGCCTAATATTTAGCCGCAATATATTGCTTTCAGAAACTTCAAGCACAAATTGCATCGCTAGTTGAGTTTTCACATATTGTTTGACAGTCCCCATTCTGTATGCTAGTATTGTGCAGCTTCCTGGGTAAGTATCCCTTAAACCAGAAGCAGGAGGTTTACATGCGCCGTGGAATTTGGGCATTAATCGTCGTTGTTGTAATACTTTTCATTATTTTTGGTAGTTCCATTGCGAGATTTTACACCGACTGGCTGTGGTTTGGCGAGGTCGGCTACACGAGCGTATTTCTGACGCGACTTCTCACCCAATTAGTTCTGGGCATTGTTGTTGGGGCATTTTCATTTTTCTTTGTCTATTTCAATCTTTGGTTGGCACGGCGTCTAGCGCCTCCAATCCCCGAGCGTTACGTTACTAGTCAGTTCCGCCGCCAGTTCGGTAGAATCGCCAAGATAGGTTTCACTGTACTTCTTCTTGGTTTAACCTTAGCTGTGAGCTTAATCATAGGTGGTACAGCTTCGCGCTCATGGCTTAGCTATCAGATGTTTACTCATCCGATTTCATTTGGCACCTTAGATCCGATATTCAATCGGGATATCGGATTCTATGTGTTCAAACTCGGCTTCCTGGAGCAAATTTATGGATGGCTTTTGGCGGTGTTTATACTTGCTTTTATTGGCACTACTTTGGTTAGTTATGCTGATAAGGCAATTGAGTTTCTTGCAGGAACACCCAGATTTATGCCGCATGTAAAAGCCCATCTTTCATTTCTGTTTTCGCTCATATTGTTTGCAAAAGCATGGGGTTATCGCCTTGATGCGTATAATCTTCTTTATTCGCCATATGGGGTAGTCTTCGGTGCGGGTTTTACAGATGTCCATGCGAGATTGCTGGCGTACAATGTTCTTTCTGTAGTAGCTGTGATTGCAGGTCTAATAGCGCTGGTTAATATATACCGCCGAGGGATTGTTTTACCGCTGGCGGCATTAGGGGTATTGGTGGCTGCTTCGTTTTTACTGGGGGTTTTGTATCCGGCGTTCGTTCAACAGGTTTATGTTAAACCTAACGAAATAAAAAATGAGTCGAGGTATATTCGTTATAACATTGGATCTACACGGAAAGCTTTCAACTTGGACAAGATTATTGTGCGCAACTTTCCAGCTTCTGAGATTCTCACTCCCCAAGATATAGAACAAAATCGCGCCACCATAAATAGCATTCGCCTTTGGGACTACCGGCCGCTTCGCCAGACTTACAGTCAGCTTCAGGAGCTAGGTCCATATTACAAAATTGAGAATGTGGATGTCGACCGCTATGTGATAGATGGCTATTTGCGACAAGTGATGCTTGCGGCTCGAGAGCTTGTGCCCCCGCCGCCAACTACAGCAGCCGGGTCTTGGGTAAATCAACATTTCCAATATACCCATGGCTATGGAGCAGTAATGAGCCCTGTGAACACAATTACCGAAGAGGGTCAGCCTGAATTTTTCATCGAGGGTATTCCTCCTACTTCGAAAGTTGGCATAGAGATTACTCGACCGCAGATATATTTTGGGGAATTGACCATTGATTATGTTATTGGCAACTCAGCAACAAAGGAATTTGATCATCCAGCTGAGCGCGAACAAGTCTACACCAGATACAGTGGCAAAGGCGGTATACCTGTAGGCAGTTATTTGCGGCGAATGGCTTTCTGGCTTCGATTTGGTGATGTTAATTTAATCTTGAGAAACCCAATTACATCTCAAAGCCGCTTGATGTTTCGGAGAGATATTCAAACACGGGTTAACACTATATTCCCATTTCTAGTTTACGACCCAGACCCATACCTTGTGATTTCGAATGGCAAGCTCTACTGGATGTTAGACGCCTATACTGCTACTTCGAGGTATCCATACTCGACCCCAACGCGCGTTGGCAACCTCTATGGCGCAAACTACGTTAGAAATGCGGTTAAGATTGTAATTGACGCTTACAATGGTACGGTAGACTATTACATTGCTGACGAAAACGATCCCATAATCCGAAGTTACGCCAGTATATTTAAGGGCGTTTTCAAGCCAATTAGCCAAATGCCGCCGGATCTTCATGCGCACATCAGATATCCCGAGCTTCTCTTCCGTGTGCAGTCTGAAATGATGCTTGCGTATCACACACAAGATGTTCAAGTTCTATATACAAAAAGCGATTTGTGGGCAATACCGAATGAGATTGTCGGAACAACTGGTGAGCCTTCGCAAATGGAGCCATACTACGTTGTCATGGCGCTTCCGGGTGAAGCGAAAGAGGAATTTCTTATAATGATTCCTTTTACTTTCGTTGGGAAAGACAACATGGTAGCATGGATGGCGGCACAAAGTAATCCCACCCGAGTCGTGCTATATCAGTTCCCAAGAAAGGAATTGGTCTACGGCCCAGCTCAAATTGAAACAAGAATCAACCAGGATGCGGCAATATCTCAGCTTCTTACGCTGTGGAGTAGAGAAGGCTCGCGAGTAAATCGAGGCAACCAGCTGGTTATCCCCATTGGCCAATCAATTATATATGTGAAACCTTTGTATCTTGAATCGGAGTCAAGCAAGATTCCTGAGCTAAAACGGGTGATTGTTGCCCATGGAAACCGACTTGTAATGGGCGAAACGCTGGATGAAGCTCTTGCAAAACTTCTAGGCATCAAAGCACCTGCTCAATTGGAAGCCAGAGCAGTCACTGGACAAGCAGGGCCTCCTTCAGCACTGGCTGTACCAGCGGATGTTGGCAAGCTGGTGCAGGAGGCCGCGAACTATTTTGAACGGGCAAAGGAATTACAGCGTCAAGGCGATTGGGCGGGTTACGGCGAGCAAATGAACAAGCTGGAACAAACATTGAAGCGTCTCCGAGAGGTCACTGGAGCAAGTAGGTAGGGACTTTGAAATAGTCCACCTGTGTGATATTTTTACCGCAGTGTCAAAGATATGAGAAGCGACAAGATTACCGAGTTTCTTACAGTTTTGATATTTGCGATGCTGGTAGGTGGGGCAGCTATGCTCACGATTCTCTACTTAGAAGGAATCTTCCGTGCGGTGGCGCTTATTGTGATAATTGCTGCAACCATTGGCTCGTGGAGTTATCTTCGCAAACGATTTGGTAGGTATGACTAGCAAGTTAATGTGAGACTTAACGGCGGAAGCGCTGTGAGATAAGCCTCCAGACCTCAGCAGCCTCGTCAACTTTTAACAATGCTATCATCGCAATATAGGCTACAACTGCTAGCGTTGTTGATGCCAAAACACCAATCAATGCTCCGCTCGGCGTGTTTGTATTTATTGCCGAACCTACATTTTTGAAGACAACCCATGCGACTGCACCGGCAACCGCCGAGGAAATGCATACCTTTATAAATGAACGAAGAATGAGTCCTCCGTTGATGCCATTCAATCTTCTTCTCAAAAGTTCAAGCAAAACTACCATGTTTAGAATAGCTGCCACAGACGTAGCCAGCGCCAATCCCCCATGTCCGAAAGGCTTCATAAAAAGCCAGTTCATTGGGATAAAGATTATGGTCATGATGGTGCCCACTACGACTGGTACAACTGTATCTTGGAGGGCGTAAAAGCCGCGGGTTATAATTGCTTGCCCAGACCAAGCTGCAATACCGATAGCATACATCGCCAACGCGTATCCAACATATGGTGCGTCGGCCGAGGTAAATTGCCCATGTTGGAACAGCATGCGCACAATGGGGGTTGCGAGGACTATCATTAAGATTGACGACGGTACTGTGAGCAGCAGTATTCCTCGGAGGCCAAAGTTCACGCTTGAGCGAAGCTGAGCAATTTCTTTCCTTGCAGCTTGTTCTGCAAGGGTGGGGAACAACGCCACTGCTGAAGCTTGCGCAAAAACTCCGAGGGGCATTTGCATAAGCCGGTTAGCGTAACTGAGTGCGGCAACTGCTCCTTCCTCTAAAAATGTGGCGAACCATCGGTTGAAGATAACGTTCACGTATGGTAATGAGAGGCCGAGAAGCACTGGTAGCGCAAGCTTCCCAACTTTTTTTACTCCAGGGTGTCGCAAATTTAGACTTGGCCGAAATTGCACACCAAGTTTGCGTACGACAATTATCTGCAAGACGAAGTTGCCAAGAAAAGCGCCTACTAATGCACCCCATGTAAGACTCGATATGCCTAACTTGGAAGCAAAGAAGACCCCGCCAGATATAATGCATATATTGTAAATTATCGGACCGAGAGCAGGCGCAAGAAAATGCTGACGGGAGTAAAGGGTTCCAATTATGAGGCCGCCTATAAAAAAGAACAGCTGTGCCGGCAAGACGATTCTCGTCAATAGGATAGTAATTTCCAAGAGGTTCCGATGCTCTCGTGCGAATCCAGGAGCTACTAGTGGCACCAGTTGGGGGGTAAATATCTCGAATAAAAGAATCAAACATGCGAGAACAATAAATATTAGCGTTCCAATGACGCTAAATATTTTCCAAGCTTCATCCTTTTCTCCTTTGGTCCAATATTCTGTGAAGACTGGAATGAATGCACTGCTCAGCGCTCCGCTTGAGAGCAGGAAATAGAGCAGGTCAGGAAGGTTGAAAGCCACCCCATATGCGCTTACCAAGCCCCCTGCGCCAAACTGGTTTGCGATAACCATTTCACGCACTAGGCCTAGAAGCCTGCTCACGAATATGGCCGCCATCATGATTCCAGCGGCCTTTGTAACCGTCTTAGTCGTTGACATCAGGGATATTGAGGATTTGGGGCGCTTGCAATAGAGCGACAAGTTTTAATCATCTTGTGCATTGCTTTTTTCCGCCCCAGGCTTTTTCAGTATAAGTTTACATCTAGTGTCATGTCAATGAGCGCTCTAGACAGTTGTATACTACTTTAAAATACGAGTTAGCTTTTAAAATATTTTTATTTTGCTCGTGTCTCTATATCTATCAGCTGAAACTTCTGAGCGCATTTCGAAATTTCCAAGCATGATTTTGTGACCGATAGCGTTGTTTTAAGTTTGACGCTTAGGCTTGCTAAAACTTGACGCAAGTTGCTACTGCGATTATAATCTTGCAGACCGCGAGGCTAAATACGACCAGTTCCAGGAGCGAATTTTTGCAGGTTGTCAAAAATAGTCCATATCTTTCAGTGGTTATCCCGGCTTACAATGAGGAGGCAAGGATAACTGATACCCTCCTGCACGTTGTTGAATACCTTGATGCTCAGCCCTATACTTTTGAGGTCTTGGTAGTTGATGACGGTAGCACTGACAACACGCTTTCCGCTGTGCAAAAGTTTGCAGAAACCAGGCCTTCTGTTAGAGTTATTCACTATAAACCAAATCGTGGAAAGGGCTACGCTGTCCGAGTTGGTGTTCTTGCAGCCGAGGGTGAGTATATTCTATTCGCGGATGCTGATTTAGCGACCCCAATAGAAGAACTAGGCGGTTTCTGGGAGCATATATCTGCAGGCGTTGACGTGGTAATTGCATCTCGGCCGCTGAAAGAATCCAGGTTAGTTCAACGCCAGCCATTCTACCGCGAGTGGGCAGGCCGGGCATTCAACCATGTTGTAAGAATATTTGCAGTTCGAGGCATTCATGATACCCAATGTGGATTCAAGCTTTTTCGCCGCGATGTTGCCAGAGAGGTGTTCTCACGCTGCACGCTTGAAGGCTTCTCATTCGATATAGAAGTTCTCCACTTAGCGCAGCGGCTAGGTTATTTAATTGTAGAAGCTCCTGTTCACTGGTACCACCGAGAGGGGTCAAAGGTTAGGCTCCTTCACGATGGTTTGAAAATGTTGGTTGATATAATCAGATTGCGCTGGAGACATCGTCGGCTGAATCGGTGCTCGTGCAATGAAGACTAATGAGCTTGCCAAGATGCATGCTCTCGATAAAACGCATTGGTGGTTTCTTGGACGTCGCTATTTGCTACGTTCTATGCTCCCCATGCTTGGCAAACCTGATGCTCTTATCCTCGACGCTGGATGCGGCACGGGGCTTGCGGCAAGCGAGCTCAGCTCTCTTGGCAAAGTTGTCGCCATGGATGTTTGCGATGAAGTCTTCAGACTTAAAGAATGGAAGACGATTGGAGTTCCGTGTGTTGGTTCTGTCTTAGAAATCCCTTTTCAAGACTCCAGCTTTGATTTAGTCGTTGCGCTTGATGTATTGGAGCACGTTTCCGACGATAATATGGCGGTTCGCGAGCTCTACCGCGTGTGCAAACCCGGTGGGATTGCCTTAATAACAGTTCCCGCATACCAATGGCTTTGGAGTTCGCATGACGAAGCAATCGGCCATAAAAGGAGATACTCTGCTGCATTGTTGTCTCGTTGTGTTACCAATGCCGGATTTGGTGTCCGAAAGCTTTCTTATGCTGTGTCTAGCGTTCTTGTGATAGCAATGGCATTCAGGTTTGCACGCCGTATCATTGGTAAGCCGTCCGGGGAAAGCGATTTAGCTCCAACGCCACACCTAATAAACAAAGTTTTAGCATTACTAATGCGCGCCGAAGCTTTTCTTCTCCGATATATAAGCCTGCCATTCGGCCTATCGGTTCTCGTGATTGCAGAGAAGCCACAGCATATAGAGGTCGAATAGATGAGTTGGTGGGACGTTTTTCGAGTCGTTGTTGGTTTTCTGGCTCTCGGTATTATCGCCTATGCTTGGGCTGTCGAACCAGTTCTTATTAAAATTACCCGACGTGACATTGAGATTCCTGGCCTCCCATCAGCACTCGCTGGCATTAAGATTTGTCATCTCTCAGATTTGCACGTTGCGGGCTATGGGCGCATAGAGCGTGCGCTGAGAAAGGTGCTCATGCAAATCGAAGCAGATATTTGCGTAATCACCGGTGACATAGTCGCCACTAGGGGTGGAATTCCGGTTCTAGCGGAGGTTTTGGAAGGGTTTTCGCCGAAGCACGGCGTTTTTGGGGTGTTGGGTAACGGCGAGCATGATCCAACGATGCCAGGTGTCGAAACTGCTGAGGAGTTGCGTAAGCTTGGCATACAAGTTCTTGTGAATGAGTCGGCTTCCGTCTCAATTAATGGTTCGGAAGTTCAAATTGTCGGTGTAGATGATCCTTTCCTTGGGTTAGATGACGTCGAAAAAGCTTTTGCAGGTCTTGGGAGGGGCAGTCTGCGGATACTTCTCGCGCATTCGCCAGATGTTCTAATGAGCTTGGGGGAGCATTCCGTAGACATAATTTTTGCGGGGCACACTCACGGCGGGCAAATTCGCGTGCCTGTTTTCGGCGTTGTGTGGACTCATTGCCGCTACAATTTACACATTGCATCCGGGTACTTTGGGCCTGAGGCGATTTCTCTGAAAGTTGGCCGCAATCTCCAGACAAGAATATACGTGAGCCGGGGCATATCAGGCAGTGGAATACGTGCAAGATTTCTATGTCGCCCAGAAGTGGCTATTCTTACACTCAAGCCAGAGCCCTCCACACTGGCAAGTTAGTTTTTAGCCAACAGTGTAAACTGGTAAATGTTCTAGTTTACAAAATGAGAAGAAACCATCAAAATGGTTTTGATAGTATTGCAACTCTAGAGACATATTCGCCGTCAAATAATTGGAGGTCTTAAGTCTGAGCATTCGCAAAGGAGGTGCATGAGTTAACATAAAGCATACGGTCAGAAAGGCAGGTGCGAGCAATGCTTGAAAAGCGTCGCGTGGACCTGATCTTTCCTCGGAGCGGCCAAATTATCCCCATTTACGTTCCCGAAGCGATGGTAGAATGGGTAGCAAGACGCAATATTCAAATTCTTTTTTCATTATATGGTAGAGACGCTCTGAGAGCTTGCAGGGACCACGTGCGTAATGTAATGGTGTTTCCTTCATGAAATCATTGCCGATGGGCCCTCTGTTGGGATAAGATTTGAAGTTCCGTCCTAATGGAGGGCCTTTCGGCTTTTCTATCACTACCTTTGACAAAGCCTCGTGCCTCCCTTATAATCGAATCTGGCAGCTGTATTTCAAGTTTATGTTGGCCACTGGGAAAACGGATAAATGGAGGAATTTATGCA includes these proteins:
- the dacB gene encoding D-alanyl-D-alanine carboxypeptidase/D-alanyl-D-alanine-endopeptidase, whose product is MLAYKFRWRYVILIALILQVCFALKCISAPNLDAEIASIVDQALSDSVLSHGLQGVLIESLKDGRVVYEKNADLVFIPASNFKILVSAVALDTLGPDYRFKTFIFVNGQKITNGVLKGDLIIEGRGDPVLKYEHLEKIAAKLKEIGIKIIEGNIVGDDTWFDSIRLGWGWSWDDEPYYYATQISALNLNENIIDVWVRPGDKVGEPAVVEVLPQTSYVLVVNECRTSVAKSEKTIFIDRLRGKNVIRVTGMVPLDYKPERPEEAITIEEPTLFTCHRLIETLRAHGIEVKGQAVRGKKPVSAQFVMSLTSPPLSEILRLLNKPSDNLIAEVLLKTLGAERKGKGSSSAGEQVELEFLKKIGADMTAVSITDGSGLSRHNLISPRNLVIILKHMYNHKHSKVYLDSLPIAGVDGTLRKRMKGTPAEGNVRAKTGYVGMVCTLSGFVTTRSGEPLVFSIMFNHHLCRHSEAIAVMDKIMAGIAGVGDK
- a CDS encoding glycosyltransferase family 2 protein — its product is MQVVKNSPYLSVVIPAYNEEARITDTLLHVVEYLDAQPYTFEVLVVDDGSTDNTLSAVQKFAETRPSVRVIHYKPNRGKGYAVRVGVLAAEGEYILFADADLATPIEELGGFWEHISAGVDVVIASRPLKESRLVQRQPFYREWAGRAFNHVVRIFAVRGIHDTQCGFKLFRRDVAREVFSRCTLEGFSFDIEVLHLAQRLGYLIVEAPVHWYHREGSKVRLLHDGLKMLVDIIRLRWRHRRLNRCSCNED
- a CDS encoding methyltransferase domain-containing protein: MKTNELAKMHALDKTHWWFLGRRYLLRSMLPMLGKPDALILDAGCGTGLAASELSSLGKVVAMDVCDEVFRLKEWKTIGVPCVGSVLEIPFQDSSFDLVVALDVLEHVSDDNMAVRELYRVCKPGGIALITVPAYQWLWSSHDEAIGHKRRYSAALLSRCVTNAGFGVRKLSYAVSSVLVIAMAFRFARRIIGKPSGESDLAPTPHLINKVLALLMRAEAFLLRYISLPFGLSVLVIAEKPQHIEVE
- a CDS encoding UPF0182 family protein, whose amino-acid sequence is MRRGIWALIVVVVILFIIFGSSIARFYTDWLWFGEVGYTSVFLTRLLTQLVLGIVVGAFSFFFVYFNLWLARRLAPPIPERYVTSQFRRQFGRIAKIGFTVLLLGLTLAVSLIIGGTASRSWLSYQMFTHPISFGTLDPIFNRDIGFYVFKLGFLEQIYGWLLAVFILAFIGTTLVSYADKAIEFLAGTPRFMPHVKAHLSFLFSLILFAKAWGYRLDAYNLLYSPYGVVFGAGFTDVHARLLAYNVLSVVAVIAGLIALVNIYRRGIVLPLAALGVLVAASFLLGVLYPAFVQQVYVKPNEIKNESRYIRYNIGSTRKAFNLDKIIVRNFPASEILTPQDIEQNRATINSIRLWDYRPLRQTYSQLQELGPYYKIENVDVDRYVIDGYLRQVMLAARELVPPPPTTAAGSWVNQHFQYTHGYGAVMSPVNTITEEGQPEFFIEGIPPTSKVGIEITRPQIYFGELTIDYVIGNSATKEFDHPAEREQVYTRYSGKGGIPVGSYLRRMAFWLRFGDVNLILRNPITSQSRLMFRRDIQTRVNTIFPFLVYDPDPYLVISNGKLYWMLDAYTATSRYPYSTPTRVGNLYGANYVRNAVKIVIDAYNGTVDYYIADENDPIIRSYASIFKGVFKPISQMPPDLHAHIRYPELLFRVQSEMMLAYHTQDVQVLYTKSDLWAIPNEIVGTTGEPSQMEPYYVVMALPGEAKEEFLIMIPFTFVGKDNMVAWMAAQSNPTRVVLYQFPRKELVYGPAQIETRINQDAAISQLLTLWSREGSRVNRGNQLVIPIGQSIIYVKPLYLESESSKIPELKRVIVAHGNRLVMGETLDEALAKLLGIKAPAQLEARAVTGQAGPPSALAVPADVGKLVQEAANYFERAKELQRQGDWAGYGEQMNKLEQTLKRLREVTGASR
- the murJ gene encoding murein biosynthesis integral membrane protein MurJ, which produces MSTTKTVTKAAGIMMAAIFVSRLLGLVREMVIANQFGAGGLVSAYGVAFNLPDLLYFLLSSGALSSAFIPVFTEYWTKGEKDEAWKIFSVIGTLIFIVLACLILLFEIFTPQLVPLVAPGFAREHRNLLEITILLTRIVLPAQLFFFIGGLIIGTLYSRQHFLAPALGPIIYNICIISGGVFFASKLGISSLTWGALVGAFLGNFVLQIIVVRKLGVQFRPSLNLRHPGVKKVGKLALPVLLGLSLPYVNVIFNRWFATFLEEGAVAALSYANRLMQMPLGVFAQASAVALFPTLAEQAARKEIAQLRSSVNFGLRGILLLTVPSSILMIVLATPIVRMLFQHGQFTSADAPYVGYALAMYAIGIAAWSGQAIITRGFYALQDTVVPVVVGTIMTIIFIPMNWLFMKPFGHGGLALATSVAAILNMVVLLELLRRRLNGINGGLILRSFIKVCISSAVAGAVAWVVFKNVGSAINTNTPSGALIGVLASTTLAVVAYIAMIALLKVDEAAEVWRLISQRFRR
- a CDS encoding metallophosphoesterase — encoded protein: MSWWDVFRVVVGFLALGIIAYAWAVEPVLIKITRRDIEIPGLPSALAGIKICHLSDLHVAGYGRIERALRKVLMQIEADICVITGDIVATRGGIPVLAEVLEGFSPKHGVFGVLGNGEHDPTMPGVETAEELRKLGIQVLVNESASVSINGSEVQIVGVDDPFLGLDDVEKAFAGLGRGSLRILLAHSPDVLMSLGEHSVDIIFAGHTHGGQIRVPVFGVVWTHCRYNLHIASGYFGPEAISLKVGRNLQTRIYVSRGISGSGIRARFLCRPEVAILTLKPEPSTLAS